A region from the Nicotiana tabacum cultivar K326 unplaced genomic scaffold, ASM71507v2 Un00342, whole genome shotgun sequence genome encodes:
- the LOC107771443 gene encoding uncharacterized protein LOC107771443: MPEKSVEKGKSTLKSVKRKMDADEEPGSSKKANVEESGSSRKGKLRKSKVLWGRTFAPDIVELVGMRKLVEICDFQQWTHLFTNDIPKVYEEEVRSFYADFFKVEDDHICVLVNGVDIVMDSALLGSIMGVPAEGLSSVQGAYSSYFINAIVKDKAIQQGEQVHKKALLPVYQLLFEIVNKVLLLRAERRSITSKADLVLMKALDGFTTINLPGIMIEHMQTVVDYKDWKPWATLWVSSHKGLRVLQGTSGTCQSGH; encoded by the coding sequence ATGCCTGAAAAATCAGTAGAGAAGGGAAAGTCTACTCTCAAGTCAGTGAAAAGAAAAATGGATGctgatgaggaacctggttcctctaagaaagcaaatgttgaagaatCAGGAAGTTCTAGGAAAGGAAAGTTGAGAAAATCGAAGGTACTGTGGGGCCGCACTTTTGCCCCTGACATTGTGGAGCTTGTCGGGATGCGGAAGTTAGTGGAAATTTGTGATTTTCAACAATGGACTCATTTGTTTACAAATGATATTCCAAAAGTGTATGAGGAGGAAGTGCGGAGCTTCTATGCCGACTTCTTCAAAGTTGAAGATGATCACATCTGTGTGTTGGTGAATGGGGTTGACATAGTGATGGATTCTGCCTTGTTGGGGTCAATTATGGGTGTTCCTGCTGAAGGGTTGTCATCTGTTCAAGGCGCCTACTCTTCCTATTTCATAAATGCCATAGTTAAGGACAAGGCAATCCAACAGGGGGAACAAGTGCATAAGAAGGCACTCCTTCCAGTATATCAGTTGCTCTTTGAGATAGTTAACAAAGTATTGCTTCTCCGTGCTGAGAGGAGATCTATTACATCCAAAGCTGACCTAGTCCTTATGAAAGCCTTGGATGGCTTCACCACCATCAATCTGCCTGGGATAATGATTGAGCATATGCAAACAGTGGTAGACTATAAGGATTGGAAACCATGGGCTACCTTATGGGTTTCTTCTCACAAAGGTCTTCGAGTTCTTCAAGGTACCTCTGGGACATGTCAAAGTG